In Crassostrea angulata isolate pt1a10 chromosome 6, ASM2561291v2, whole genome shotgun sequence, a genomic segment contains:
- the LOC128188616 gene encoding nucleolar protein dao-5-like, with translation MPDGHVRVGLFPTLSETIVCQLGTVAELPRTATKSWKSGKKTAFRAAKAAAAASKESPAASSSKESPAASSSKDSARKKRKVANSPELEPPAASSSSEDSAGRQPSEKGTAAKAAAAASKESPAASSSKDSARKKRKVANSPELEPPAASSSSEDSAGRQPSEKGTAAKAAAAASKESPAASSSKDSARKKRKVKTQPNLFGSDGYIDLLAAKIEEGNKTKGNKDQRRGADGKFGNKNLLDCSWRTWLKSMFTEYPGVLCKCSCNHRPLTSAQALIKHIERKHYINNVVSFGEEDLEFTPPQF, from the exons ATGCCTGATGGCCATGTACGGGTGGGGTTATTTCCGACACTATCAGAAACAATAGTGTGCCAGCTGGGCACTGTGGCTGAACTCCCCCGTACAGCAACAAAGTCTTGGAAAAGTGGGAAGAAGACCGCCTTTCGG GCAGCCAAGGCAGCCGCCGCAGCCTCCAAGGAATCCCCCGCAGCCTCCTCCTCCAAGGAATCCCCCGCAGCCTCCTCCTCCAAGGACTCGGCCAGGAAGAAACGAAAG GTGGCCAATAGCCCTGAACTCGAACCCCCCGCAGCATCCTCCTCCTCCGAGGACTCGGCAGGCAGGCAACCCTCTGAGAAAGGAACG gcaGCCAAGGCAGCCGCCGCAGCCTCCAAGGAATCCCCCGCAGCCTCCTCCTCCAAGGACTCGGCCAGGAAGAAACGAAAG GTGGCCAATAGCCCTGAACTCGAACCCCCCGCAGCATCCTCCTCCTCCGAGGACTCGGCAGGCAGGCAACCCTCTGAGAAAGGAACG GCAGCCAAGGCAGCCGCCGCAGCCTCCAAGGAATCCCCCGCAGCCTCCTCCTCCAAGGACTCGGCCAGGAAGAAACGAAAGGTAAAAACCCAACCTAATTTGTTTG GCAGCGACGGGTACATCGACTTGCTTGCTGCAAAAATTGAAGAAGGGAACAAAACAAAAGGGAATAAGGACCAGAGGAGAGGTGCTGACGGCAAATTTGgcaataaaaatttattggaCTGTTCCTGGAGGACCTGGTTGAAAAGCATGTTTACAGAATATCCAGGTGTGCTGTGCAAGTGCTCTTGTAATCATCGACCTTTGACTAGCGCACAAGCCTTAATAAAACACATAGAGAGAAAACACTATATCAATAATGTGGTATCATTTGGTGAGGAGGACCTGGAATTCACACCACCACAGTTTTAG